In the genome of Fluviispira vulneris, one region contains:
- a CDS encoding fibronectin type III domain-containing protein yields the protein MRLHINFIKIIFFYTFAQLFILGCNYNPLGGSHSDIQNGDNYFLNTPSSFDITGVLVSNNKIQLAWSSSTRVDDYTVSYGTSSGNYSINANSCTAIKQTVCTVANLTNGQILYIKVFARNRYGKTASKSEAVATPQPFSLNVLSTSNASIIKWIDVSGGLGNTTYSLQYGTNSASLNQSVASISNAYLLTGLLDGNTYYYTVTATNPAGTITSLMSSSLIINPPSAPTFAGAPLVSSSQVTLNWNVAVGAGTLRYTLAKSSKSGGPYENVATCTQINALTCSESASSLLAGNSYYYVVYATNEGGDSPFSSEAIALTIPSIPTGLSLSAPNSSTNNLSWMGSSGNANVTYNIYRSTVSPVDTSNIANKIASLNSTQIAQITTYTDSGPFVENTVYYYALTASNSSGTSGASQQKSITSALLTASTLTSPSVTSSSINLNWTSAAGNANVNYIIYRSLSSSAGNLGSIIYSNTLSVGATKSYTDSALSENTNYYYTIIANNDRPNSIGIQSAKTTIITSLGSPISLSLQSVTTSSASFNWSMANGNSSVTYRLFRSATSTVNTTIGNEIYSSNSATSYTDTSLSASTNYYYAVTVTNGQNTITSSPALQVVTLPNTPSAPTASAINRVITLTWAQSPSAGNATITYNVQRYRLVGDTPVDVSGCLNITDASRTCTDIVPTADGLPYYYIVKAVTLGGNSPSYSAASVVTPVAQFSSFTPTTNITTSPSAQITLNWSGGSGATNFLVYSSTTAGGSAPPAGTATTCTSTPCVLSASVGNIFYYSLVGSNTGINSTATRTSNEISVTVNDTPITSVVAQTSQVTIGWSSVLNATNYKIYYSTSSTAGIAGKTLGCDAGLSLSCTVTGLTNGTQYYFVIAITRSVGGTFIGSEFLATPISSFSITSLASASSTSANITWELALGATSYDIKYGTSSGNYSEGNVSVAASVSQPYLITGLSAGSTYYFMVTAKNNSGAVDAISEVQLVQQVGTPTGLSITSVTKNSTTLSWNILTGNPLTTYKIYRSDINLTPFVANPTAAVCSVSSLTNTNTCTDSGLNENTIYYYVISALNSAGESAVSTPAVQGITSLNTAPTNLFVSNVNINSATLNWNFNQGNAPVIYNLYQSTTGANGSWGSAIYTGNNLSTSSTGLSENTTYYYKVSAKNSALNATEQFSPVINFTTALQTAPIINSVTNITNNSATINWSLSAGTAPVTYNLYRSLTSNPSNWGSPIFTGTGLSFSDSGLSENTNYYYMVSATNNAPGAMGINSNEFQMSTKIQNPPVISVTNVTDTSVSLKWTSVLGSNSVTYKLYRSTVPGVVANGVLLATNPSNNVYTDTTVTDSKIYYYVVTATNSQNTVTSTPETQIVTLPKIPNSPTISATGNTVTLNWVSNSTGNASITYSVSRSRSAASGYAPVSGCTNISNPLTCVDTVSADGAAFYYTISASNSNGSSLSASSPTSVIPITAISSINISTTTTQINLAWSGGSGATGFKVYQSLVANQSSPNNSGTVTACTASPCSFAGTANQTVYYTIVGNNTGVNSTAQTLSAEVSGTPLSSANLMVSAGSSQVTVLWDNTIANATNFKVYYSTVPGQALSSGTLGCDALLGSSCVISGLTNGQVYYFALLVTRSVGGNFQSTEVTGIPISTFSIISISPTVNSATVTWGSAAGANSYDISYGTSSLLYTTTVTVTPGAGSTQSSLITSLNPGTQYFFTVTAKNANGSVMANAEMSTVTTPNAPANIKIISLGYNSATIQVNNNFANVGTTYKIYHSTQSGFNTSDNTAVFGCFAYVNSASPTTLSCVDNTGIVQNTKYYFKAIAITDAIGGNSSQTSADSNVISATTQFDPASSFIVSVSNVTDKTLTLSWTLSVGSENITYTVFQSDIANASVTGAAINCSPAITPTAPGALNTCNVTGLSENKNYYFAVTASNNAPNPASILLTPDASATTPFSSTTNLAITSSNVTGTSITLNWLFNIGNSPVNFIIKQNGSAVNAANISGCSLNNVTASSTQISCIVSALTENTNYSFVVQATNNATGGSSTISSNTLSLPTLPITIPSGLSLSIPSVGNIQAQWNAYAAGNVNVTYLVYASTNSSVAITSSNLFCTVLPNNAVRTSCTNNQVQSLSLVVGTVYYFVIVASNSSGNSSPSSPSTSFKYDAPQITASPTITNGPASGSGIVSGSGVSLVGNIGTWTDTSNCTYQFYANMIAISGATGSISATNPNVTYVTTSSDICKIISFSVTCTNPISSNTAYNSSPDNSVGINTTAILSDYSNRVSLIGGNTLNITGKNQIKSFINQIITNKIPIPDVFYPLLASQNAGIGTKIFDLYCDLHNGTIASGLTWDNTGGIISNSSGLATIPSLFSSSSSTLIAVARSPTTTANDRGIIGYTGSSTNNSFGYGGNFSSIKFENFSSNPSVISYPFAPSRFDYWAVSLNGTSLNMQVNEFQHTDTSSSTKNGGLILGSFNNTAGTGLQDYMAMAAAWTTNAFSLLNMETVRRAFQSTLGSSLQNYPKFMYIGNSQTTKANICNILSDGSLSGCVAGTPTFVTPVGTARYNNFLYVTNNSSAGISVCVINQVTGAMTSPCTSVTTAMPTSSYGVTISKGLNSVYLYVGGVTTVTKCTINTSTGALTSCTATTLVGMQVQGLSYVYLNTPYLYVTNRSGNAINKCSINTATGNIITPCTPYGGIGLGGPTGIAVFNNYMYIANAGSNAVVKCTVNVSDGSLTSCGIATSSTVNPPSSGSYSSTEGVAIINDTLYIANWGSNTVIKCKISITDGSLSGCLSTGSGVAFSGPIGMSF from the coding sequence ATGCGTTTACATATAAATTTCATAAAAATAATTTTTTTTTATACATTTGCTCAACTTTTTATTTTGGGCTGTAACTATAATCCGTTAGGGGGATCGCATTCAGATATTCAAAATGGTGATAACTATTTTTTAAATACTCCTTCATCATTTGATATAACAGGTGTTCTTGTTTCTAATAATAAAATACAACTGGCATGGAGCTCATCGACCCGAGTAGATGATTATACTGTTTCTTATGGGACTTCTTCGGGAAATTACTCTATCAATGCAAATAGCTGTACTGCGATTAAGCAAACAGTTTGCACGGTTGCAAACTTAACGAATGGGCAGATTCTATACATTAAAGTTTTTGCTCGAAATCGATATGGTAAAACAGCATCTAAAAGTGAAGCGGTTGCAACTCCTCAACCCTTTTCATTAAATGTTTTAAGCACTTCAAATGCGTCGATTATTAAATGGATAGATGTTTCTGGCGGTCTTGGAAATACAACATACTCTCTTCAATACGGAACAAATTCTGCTTCACTCAATCAGTCCGTTGCATCCATATCAAATGCTTATTTATTAACTGGATTGCTCGATGGGAATACTTATTATTATACAGTAACAGCAACTAATCCAGCTGGCACAATAACAAGTCTTATGAGCTCTTCTCTTATAATCAATCCACCTTCAGCTCCTACTTTTGCAGGCGCACCATTGGTAAGCTCAAGTCAGGTGACATTAAATTGGAATGTAGCAGTAGGAGCAGGAACTCTACGTTATACTTTAGCAAAAAGTTCTAAGTCGGGTGGACCATATGAAAATGTTGCAACTTGCACACAAATAAATGCATTGACTTGTAGCGAAAGTGCAAGTTCTTTACTTGCAGGAAACTCCTATTATTATGTTGTTTATGCAACTAATGAAGGAGGTGACTCTCCTTTTTCAAGCGAAGCGATCGCTTTAACAATTCCTTCAATACCTACAGGTCTTAGTCTTTCTGCACCAAATAGTTCTACGAATAATCTTAGTTGGATGGGATCGAGTGGAAATGCAAATGTGACTTATAATATTTATCGTTCAACAGTAAGCCCTGTCGATACAAGCAATATTGCAAATAAAATAGCAAGTTTGAATTCCACGCAAATTGCACAAATTACAACTTATACTGACAGCGGCCCTTTTGTCGAAAATACGGTTTATTATTATGCATTAACTGCTTCGAATAGCAGTGGAACTTCGGGTGCTTCACAGCAAAAAAGTATAACTTCTGCATTGCTTACAGCCTCGACTCTGACTTCTCCTTCAGTGACAAGTAGTAGTATTAATTTAAATTGGACGAGCGCTGCAGGAAATGCGAATGTTAATTATATAATTTATCGCTCTCTGAGCAGTTCTGCAGGAAATTTGGGGAGCATAATTTATTCGAATACCCTGAGTGTGGGAGCAACTAAATCATATACTGACTCAGCACTTTCAGAAAATACAAATTATTATTATACAATAATAGCAAATAATGATAGACCAAATTCTATAGGAATTCAGTCAGCTAAAACAACGATTATTACAAGTTTAGGGAGTCCGATTTCTTTAAGCTTACAATCTGTTACGACTTCATCCGCAAGTTTTAATTGGTCCATGGCTAATGGCAATTCGAGTGTAACTTATAGACTCTTTCGTTCTGCAACGAGTACAGTCAATACAACAATTGGAAATGAAATATATTCTTCAAATTCTGCTACAAGTTATACAGATACTTCTCTGTCTGCAAGTACGAATTATTATTATGCAGTCACTGTCACAAATGGGCAAAATACGATTACATCTTCTCCAGCATTGCAAGTTGTTACTTTACCGAATACGCCTTCGGCTCCCACTGCTTCGGCAATCAATCGAGTTATTACATTGACTTGGGCACAAAGTCCTTCTGCAGGGAATGCTACTATTACTTATAACGTGCAAAGATATCGACTTGTAGGTGACACTCCTGTTGATGTGAGTGGCTGTCTAAATATTACCGATGCAAGTCGAACCTGTACGGACATTGTTCCGACTGCAGATGGACTGCCTTATTATTATATTGTGAAAGCTGTTACTTTAGGTGGGAACTCTCCTTCTTATAGCGCTGCAAGTGTAGTCACCCCTGTGGCTCAATTTTCTTCATTTACGCCGACAACGAATATTACAACATCTCCATCTGCGCAGATCACTTTGAACTGGAGTGGGGGTAGTGGTGCTACAAATTTCTTAGTGTATAGTTCTACAACTGCGGGTGGATCAGCACCACCTGCTGGCACAGCCACTACCTGCACAAGTACCCCATGTGTGCTTTCAGCAAGCGTAGGAAATATTTTTTATTACTCGTTGGTTGGAAGCAATACTGGCATTAATTCTACAGCTACAAGAACATCGAATGAAATTTCTGTAACAGTGAATGATACACCCATAACTTCTGTGGTAGCTCAAACATCGCAAGTGACTATTGGTTGGAGCAGTGTTCTTAACGCAACTAATTATAAGATTTATTATTCAACTTCATCAACTGCTGGAATAGCTGGTAAAACATTGGGTTGCGATGCGGGATTATCACTTTCCTGTACTGTGACAGGATTGACCAATGGCACTCAATACTATTTTGTCATTGCTATCACTCGATCTGTTGGTGGTACCTTTATTGGTTCTGAGTTTTTAGCGACTCCCATAAGCTCATTTAGTATAACATCGCTTGCGTCAGCAAGTTCTACCTCAGCAAATATAACATGGGAATTAGCTTTGGGAGCAACGAGTTATGACATTAAATACGGAACAAGTTCTGGCAATTATTCAGAAGGAAATGTCTCAGTTGCGGCAAGTGTATCACAACCTTATTTAATCACAGGATTGAGTGCAGGTTCTACTTATTATTTTATGGTAACAGCAAAAAATAATTCCGGAGCAGTTGATGCCATAAGTGAAGTACAACTGGTTCAACAAGTGGGAACCCCAACGGGTTTAAGCATAACTTCAGTTACAAAAAACTCTACAACGCTAAGTTGGAATATATTAACAGGTAATCCATTAACGACCTATAAAATATATCGCTCAGATATTAATTTAACTCCATTTGTAGCAAACCCAACTGCAGCAGTTTGTTCGGTTTCGTCTTTAACAAATACGAACACGTGTACAGATAGTGGTTTAAATGAAAATACAATTTATTATTATGTTATTTCTGCGTTGAATTCAGCTGGAGAATCAGCTGTCTCAACCCCCGCAGTTCAAGGAATCACTTCACTTAACACAGCACCAACGAACTTATTCGTATCGAATGTAAATATAAATTCTGCTACGCTGAATTGGAATTTTAACCAAGGAAATGCTCCTGTTATATATAATCTTTATCAATCAACGACAGGTGCGAATGGTTCGTGGGGCTCGGCTATCTATACAGGAAATAATCTCTCGACTTCAAGTACAGGTTTGTCAGAAAATACGACTTATTATTATAAAGTTTCAGCAAAAAACAGTGCGTTGAATGCGACCGAGCAATTTTCTCCAGTTATTAATTTCACAACCGCATTACAGACTGCACCTATTATAAATTCAGTGACAAATATAACGAATAACTCTGCAACGATAAATTGGTCATTGAGTGCTGGAACCGCACCGGTGACTTATAATTTATATCGATCTTTAACAAGCAATCCGAGCAATTGGGGCAGTCCAATCTTTACGGGAACCGGTTTGAGCTTTTCAGATAGCGGTCTTTCTGAAAATACAAATTATTATTACATGGTTTCGGCAACCAATAATGCTCCAGGAGCTATGGGAATTAATTCCAATGAATTTCAGATGAGTACGAAAATACAAAATCCTCCTGTAATTTCTGTTACTAATGTAACTGACACTTCTGTTTCGTTGAAATGGACGAGTGTGCTCGGAAGCAATTCTGTAACTTATAAATTGTATCGTTCGACAGTACCAGGAGTGGTTGCAAATGGAGTTTTATTAGCAACAAACCCTTCAAATAATGTTTATACAGATACAACCGTAACAGATAGTAAAATTTATTATTATGTTGTTACTGCAACAAATTCTCAAAATACTGTTACATCAACGCCTGAAACGCAGATCGTTACTTTACCAAAGATACCAAATTCACCTACTATTTCTGCTACAGGAAATACTGTTACTTTAAATTGGGTATCCAACTCGACTGGGAATGCATCAATAACATATAGTGTGAGTCGATCTCGTTCGGCTGCAAGTGGTTATGCACCTGTTAGCGGGTGTACAAATATATCAAATCCATTAACCTGTGTTGATACCGTAAGTGCAGATGGTGCTGCTTTTTATTATACAATTTCGGCATCAAATTCAAATGGCAGTTCACTCTCTGCAAGTTCGCCAACTTCAGTTATTCCAATAACTGCGATCAGTTCTATAAATATATCAACGACAACAACACAAATTAATCTAGCATGGTCAGGAGGATCTGGTGCGACAGGTTTTAAGGTTTATCAGTCATTGGTTGCCAATCAATCTTCTCCAAATAATTCTGGTACAGTCACCGCTTGCACTGCATCACCCTGTTCGTTTGCAGGGACTGCCAATCAAACCGTTTATTATACGATTGTTGGAAATAATACAGGAGTGAACTCCACTGCTCAAACTTTATCAGCTGAGGTCAGTGGAACACCATTGAGCTCTGCGAACTTAATGGTTTCTGCAGGTTCATCGCAGGTAACTGTTTTATGGGACAATACAATTGCAAATGCAACAAACTTTAAAGTCTATTATTCAACTGTACCCGGACAAGCATTATCTTCTGGTACTTTAGGTTGTGATGCGCTTTTAGGAAGTTCGTGTGTGATCAGTGGACTGACAAATGGTCAAGTTTATTATTTTGCATTATTAGTCACCCGTTCTGTTGGGGGGAATTTTCAAAGCACAGAAGTAACAGGGATACCCATTTCTACATTTTCAATTATTTCTATTTCACCGACAGTTAATTCTGCAACTGTCACCTGGGGAAGTGCAGCAGGTGCGAATTCATATGATATCAGTTATGGCACAAGTTCTTTGCTATATACTACAACTGTTACAGTAACTCCTGGAGCAGGCTCAACACAGTCTAGTCTTATTACCTCGTTGAATCCTGGAACCCAGTATTTCTTTACAGTAACGGCAAAAAATGCCAATGGCTCTGTAATGGCAAATGCAGAAATGTCCACTGTGACAACACCAAACGCCCCTGCAAATATAAAGATCATAAGTTTAGGTTATAATAGTGCAACAATTCAAGTAAATAATAATTTTGCAAATGTTGGGACGACTTATAAAATTTATCACTCAACCCAAAGTGGATTTAATACTTCCGATAATACGGCCGTTTTTGGCTGCTTTGCTTATGTGAATTCAGCAAGCCCCACAACATTATCGTGCGTGGATAATACAGGAATTGTTCAAAATACAAAATATTATTTTAAAGCAATTGCAATAACAGATGCAATCGGAGGGAATTCAAGTCAAACTTCTGCTGACTCGAACGTAATAAGTGCAACTACCCAATTTGATCCAGCGAGTTCTTTTATTGTATCAGTATCTAACGTAACTGATAAAACTCTAACTTTGAGCTGGACACTTAGTGTGGGTAGTGAAAATATTACGTATACTGTTTTTCAATCTGATATTGCAAATGCTAGTGTTACTGGTGCTGCAATAAACTGTTCTCCTGCAATCACACCGACGGCTCCAGGAGCATTAAATACCTGTAACGTAACAGGATTATCAGAGAATAAAAATTATTATTTTGCTGTGACTGCATCGAATAATGCACCTAATCCAGCAAGTATTCTATTAACACCTGACGCATCTGCTACAACTCCTTTTTCTTCAACAACGAATCTAGCAATTACCTCTTCAAATGTTACAGGGACAAGTATCACTCTCAATTGGTTATTTAATATTGGCAACAGTCCTGTTAATTTCATAATTAAACAAAATGGAAGTGCTGTAAATGCAGCGAACATATCGGGGTGTTCACTCAATAACGTAACAGCATCAAGCACGCAAATTTCTTGTATCGTTTCTGCATTAACCGAAAATACAAATTATTCATTTGTAGTGCAGGCTACTAATAACGCAACAGGCGGAAGTTCTACGATTAGTTCGAATACACTTTCTTTGCCAACATTACCAATAACAATTCCTTCAGGATTAAGTTTATCGATTCCAAGTGTAGGAAATATTCAAGCTCAATGGAATGCATATGCCGCTGGAAATGTGAATGTAACTTATTTGGTTTATGCTTCGACAAATTCTTCAGTTGCTATAACATCTTCTAATTTATTTTGCACTGTTTTACCAAATAACGCTGTTCGAACTTCCTGTACGAACAATCAAGTACAAAGTCTTAGTTTAGTCGTTGGCACAGTTTATTATTTTGTTATTGTAGCAAGTAATTCTTCTGGAAATTCATCACCTTCAAGTCCATCGACAAGTTTTAAGTATGATGCTCCACAAATTACGGCTTCTCCAACAATAACAAATGGACCTGCTTCTGGTTCTGGAATTGTATCTGGCTCTGGTGTTTCTTTAGTTGGAAATATTGGTACGTGGACTGATACGAGTAATTGTACTTATCAATTTTATGCAAATATGATTGCCATTTCTGGCGCAACGGGTTCAATTAGTGCAACAAATCCAAACGTAACATATGTGACGACTAGCTCAGATATTTGTAAAATTATTTCCTTCAGTGTAACATGTACAAATCCAATATCATCAAACACTGCGTATAATTCTTCTCCTGATAACAGTGTTGGAATAAACACAACAGCAATTCTTAGTGATTATTCAAATCGAGTCAGTTTGATTGGTGGAAACACCTTAAATATAACTGGGAAAAATCAAATAAAAAGCTTCATAAATCAAATTATAACCAATAAAATCCCTATACCCGATGTTTTTTATCCTTTGCTTGCAAGTCAAAATGCAGGAATTGGGACAAAAATTTTTGATTTATATTGTGACCTGCATAATGGTACCATAGCATCTGGATTGACTTGGGATAATACAGGAGGAATAATTTCCAATTCATCAGGTCTAGCAACAATCCCAAGTTTATTTAGTAGCAGTTCATCAACATTAATAGCAGTAGCACGAAGTCCTACAACGACAGCAAATGATAGAGGTATAATTGGCTATACAGGATCTTCTACAAATAATAGTTTTGGCTATGGTGGAAACTTCTCATCAATTAAATTTGAAAATTTCTCCTCTAATCCTTCTGTGATAAGTTATCCATTTGCACCTTCTCGATTTGATTATTGGGCTGTTTCTTTAAATGGCACTTCCTTGAATATGCAAGTAAATGAATTTCAACATACAGATACATCGTCATCCACAAAAAATGGAGGATTAATTTTAGGATCTTTTAACAATACAGCTGGAACAGGTTTGCAAGATTATATGGCTATGGCAGCAGCTTGGACTACTAATGCATTTAGTCTTTTAAATATGGAAACTGTCAGAAGAGCATTTCAATCTACATTAGGTTCATCTTTACAAAATTATCCGAAATTTATGTATATAGGCAATAGTCAAACAACAAAAGCAAATATATGCAATATTCTGAGCGATGGCTCATTATCTGGATGTGTGGCGGGAACTCCAACATTTGTTACACCTGTTGGAACAGCGCGTTACAATAATTTTTTATATGTAACAAATAATTCCAGCGCAGGAATTTCTGTCTGTGTAATCAATCAAGTTACAGGTGCAATGACATCTCCTTGCACTTCAGTAACAACAGCGATGCCAACTTCATCTTATGGTGTTACGATAAGTAAAGGATTAAATTCTGTTTACTTATATGTTGGGGGTGTAACGACAGTCACTAAATGTACGATTAATACAAGCACTGGGGCATTAACTAGTTGCACTGCAACTACGTTAGTTGGTATGCAGGTACAAGGTCTGTCATATGTTTATTTAAACACTCCATATCTTTATGTTACCAACAGAAGTGGAAATGCTATTAATAAATGCAGTATTAATACTGCAACCGGAAATATTATCACTCCTTGCACTCCCTACGGTGGAATTGGATTGGGGGGGCCTACTGGAATAGCTGTATTTAATAATTATATGTATATTGCCAATGCAGGTTCAAATGCAGTTGTTAAATGCACTGTGAACGTGAGTGATGGTTCGTTAACGAGTTGCGGCATAGCGACAAGTTCAACTGTGAATCCTCCTTCCTCAGGTTCATATAGTAGCACTGAGGGAGTTGCTATTATAAATGACACATTATATATAGCAAATTGGGGAAGCAATACAGTCATTAAATGCAAAATATCCATCACTGATGGATCTTTAAGTGGTTGTTTATCTACAGGCTCGGGAGTGGCATTTTCTGGGCCAATTGGTATGAGTTTTTGA
- a CDS encoding LysM peptidoglycan-binding domain-containing protein, giving the protein MHIYLSFYKLIIYIILFISFSFKLHAFAESNFAENSQCTQYEVKDKETIIQILRKNSLIPVFGKEGSLQKTYEINNLDKKTRKELIHAGDKLCLPIRIRFPKDFNKQIVNDKDNVKVSKKTDENSNMDALNNDAEKENLTQKLEIEKHNNNKEIDNKFNNKCTTYTVKNGDTIIQILKTHKLRPIFGKNGSLQKTLKINKREGKKGYLIRPGNSLCLPDKTNNYNLADNKADNQEKNEDILKENKKMTEEILHLDSSLPIVLPTEDDGKNTDKNIDSKDKVITKNNDKIDSKDKYNNPNNEDLEEEIKQNQDHQTNVDVSETEQTRSPMKIEEKEKIIEKLSDKNIPIAKFAEKKRNTKIKPEKNKKKIDKEDINPAVQAEIQQCDKYTTEKEENIIHILRKKNMIPLFGENGSYQKTIELNKNLAFDNAFLEKGTTICLPNMPTTVNNKEKKLLASDNTIELEKNKNFEENPNLFYSELGVKYLRLKGENTDNNLTSTLLSRPIIFTEIGLTQRWNKDLETYFGINLSVTQIMQSDTNVVIGDSILRLTNILAGIKYNFYPNLYGNFQLSYGDFVVFRSINDTTLQVEKMSTTLLRSTIGYTFLSYDKLSFQSELSYLLSTPFTNEVYNAYIGQGYELGLVQSYNDKGWGFKTKLFYLRDYTYVPPVKFDYTEIGILFKFFGELP; this is encoded by the coding sequence GTGCATATTTATTTGAGTTTCTACAAATTAATTATTTATATTATTCTATTTATTTCTTTTTCATTTAAATTGCATGCTTTTGCTGAAAGTAATTTCGCCGAAAATTCTCAATGCACTCAATATGAAGTGAAAGATAAAGAAACAATAATTCAAATACTCAGAAAAAACTCACTCATCCCAGTTTTCGGCAAAGAAGGCTCACTGCAAAAAACTTATGAAATAAATAATTTGGATAAAAAAACTCGAAAAGAACTCATCCATGCGGGAGATAAGTTATGCTTGCCAATTCGTATACGATTTCCAAAAGACTTTAATAAGCAGATAGTTAATGATAAAGATAATGTTAAAGTGAGTAAAAAAACAGATGAAAATTCTAATATGGATGCATTAAATAATGATGCAGAAAAGGAAAATTTAACTCAAAAATTAGAAATAGAAAAACATAACAACAATAAAGAAATTGACAATAAATTCAATAACAAATGTACTACATATACTGTTAAAAATGGTGATACAATTATCCAAATTCTAAAAACCCATAAACTAAGACCGATCTTTGGCAAAAATGGCAGTTTACAAAAAACCCTAAAAATAAATAAGCGTGAGGGAAAAAAAGGATATCTTATTCGTCCTGGAAATTCACTCTGCCTACCAGACAAAACAAATAATTATAATTTAGCAGATAACAAAGCTGATAATCAAGAGAAAAATGAAGACATTCTTAAAGAAAATAAAAAAATGACTGAAGAAATATTACATTTAGATTCTTCTTTACCTATTGTTTTGCCCACAGAGGATGATGGAAAAAACACAGATAAAAATATTGATTCTAAAGATAAAGTCATTACTAAAAATAATGATAAAATTGATTCTAAAGATAAATATAATAACCCAAATAATGAAGATTTAGAAGAAGAAATTAAACAAAATCAAGACCATCAAACGAATGTAGATGTATCAGAAACAGAGCAAACAAGATCACCTATGAAAATTGAGGAGAAAGAGAAAATAATAGAAAAACTAAGTGATAAAAATATACCCATAGCAAAATTTGCAGAAAAAAAAAGAAATACAAAAATAAAACCTGAGAAAAACAAGAAAAAAATTGATAAAGAAGATATCAATCCTGCAGTCCAAGCTGAAATTCAACAATGCGATAAATATACAACAGAGAAAGAAGAAAATATAATACATATTTTAAGAAAAAAAAATATGATTCCTCTTTTTGGTGAAAATGGATCTTACCAGAAAACCATAGAACTCAATAAAAATCTTGCATTTGATAATGCATTCTTAGAAAAAGGCACTACCATATGTCTGCCAAATATGCCAACAACTGTCAATAATAAAGAAAAAAAATTGCTTGCTTCTGATAATACAATTGAACTTGAAAAAAATAAAAATTTTGAAGAAAACCCTAATCTTTTTTATTCAGAATTGGGAGTTAAATATCTACGCCTTAAAGGCGAAAATACAGATAATAATTTAACATCAACTCTTCTATCTCGCCCAATAATTTTTACTGAAATTGGTTTAACTCAACGCTGGAATAAAGATTTGGAAACATACTTTGGAATAAATTTATCAGTAACACAAATAATGCAATCCGATACAAATGTTGTCATCGGTGATAGTATTCTAAGATTAACAAATATTCTTGCTGGTATAAAATATAATTTTTATCCAAATTTATATGGAAATTTTCAATTATCTTATGGAGATTTTGTAGTTTTTCGCTCAATAAATGATACAACGCTACAAGTTGAAAAAATGTCCACAACACTTTTGCGCAGCACAATTGGCTATACTTTCCTAAGTTATGATAAGTTGTCATTTCAATCGGAATTAAGTTATTTACTCAGCACACCATTTACGAATGAAGTTTATAATGCATATATTGGACAAGGTTATGAATTAGGACTTGTACAGTCATATAATGATAAAGGTTGGGGTTTTAAAACGAAGCTTTTTTACCTAAGAGATTATACTTATGTGCCTCCAGTAAAATTCGATTACACTGAGATAGGTATTCTATTTAAATTTTTTGGAGAGTTACCTTAA